The following nucleotide sequence is from Gammaproteobacteria bacterium.
GCAAATATTTTTAATCCGTTCCGAGCTTGTTGTTGGTGCTATTAGAAATATATTATCAAGCTTGCATTTTTTATATTCGTTTACAGTATACCCAGCCTGCTCAATAGGCATATCTACGGTAAGCACCCCATCAACTTGTTTTTGCTCAGCTTGCTGTGAAAACTTTTTAACTCCCATCACCTCAATTGGATTTTGATAACCCATCAGCACAACTGGTGTGTCAGCATCTTGTTGCCGAAATTCTGCAACCATATCTAAAACTTGTTGCAAACTTGTGCCATGCACTAGCGCACGTTCACATGCAGCTTGTATAACAGGTCCATCTGCCATGGGATCTGAAAACGGTACACCTAGCTCGATAATATCAGTGCCTGCTTCGACTAAGGTATGCATAATTTTGACAGTTTGCTCCGGGTGAGGGTCTCCTGCAGTAACATATGAGATTAACGCTTTGCGATTTGATTTTGCTAACTTATCAAAACAAGCTTGTATACGACTCATATCGTTATACCTTCGATATCTGCTACGGTGTTGATATCTTTATCACCACGACCCGATAAATTTACAATAATCTTTTTATCGCTAGACATTGAGCTAGCCAACTTTAATCCATACGCAACTGCATGACTGCTTTCTAAGGCCGGAATAATTCCTTCAACCAGTGTTAACTCATGAAATGCGGCTAGCGCTTCATCATCAGTTATCGATTCATACTCCACTCTGCCAATATCTTTTAGCCAAGCATGCTCTGGACCTACACCAGGATAATCCAAGCCTGCAGATATAGAATGTGTTTCAACAATTTGCCCGTTATCATCTTCCATTAAATACGTTCGATTCCCATGCAACACACCTGGGCGTCCTGCATTTAATGGTGCCGCATGCTTACCGGTGTCAATTCCCAAACCGGCAGCTTCTACGCCAAACATTTTGACGCCTTCATCGTCTATAAAAGGATGAAATAAACCAATTGCATTTGAACCGCCGCCTACACAAGCAACCAGCGCATCTGGCAAATCACCAGTTTGCTCATACATTTGAGTTTTTGCTTCACGACCAATTATCGCTTGAAAGTCTCGAACCAGTAATGGGTATGGATGCGGTCCTGCAACGGTACCAATAATATAAAAAGTATCATCAACATTGGTTACCCAATCTCGCAGCGCTTCATTCAAAGCATCTTTTAGCGTTTTTGAGCCTGAAGTGACCGGCACAACCTTGGCCCCAAGTAAACGCATCCGATAGACATTAGGCGCTTGGCGATATATATCTTGCTCACCCATATACACTACACATTCAAGCCCTAGACGCGCAGCCACGGTAGCACTGGCAACACCATGCTGACCGGCACCTGTTTCCGCAATAATGCGCGGCTTGCCCATGCGTTTAGCAAGTAATGCTTGGCCTATCGTATTGTTGATCTTATGCGCACCCGTATGATTCAGGTCTTCGCGTTTTAGATATATCTGCGCACCCGCGTATTTCTGACTCAACCGTTGTGCATGATAAAGCGGGCTGGGTCTTCCTACATAATTAGCGAGATCTGCATCAAATTCGGCTACAAATTCAGGGTCATCTTTATAATGGAAATAGGCCTGTTCAA
It contains:
- a CDS encoding tryptophan synthase subunit alpha, with the protein product MSRIQACFDKLAKSNRKALISYVTAGDPHPEQTVKIMHTLVEAGTDIIELGVPFSDPMADGPVIQAACERALVHGTSLQQVLDMVAEFRQQDADTPVVLMGYQNPIEVMGVKKFSQQAEQKQVDGVLTVDMPIEQAGYTVNEYKKCKLDNIFLIAPTTSSERIKNICDHSSGFVYYVSLKGVTGAGNLDTAEVANKVAEIGKVTSLPVGVGFGIKDAESASKIALIADAVVVGSAIIREIEAHASDQDVMLENIKSLLSTMRLAMDNVTCDTLSNEHGNEEVA
- the trpB gene encoding tryptophan synthase subunit beta — protein: MPDKQGMFGEYGGQYVSETLIEPLAELEQAYFHYKDDPEFVAEFDADLANYVGRPSPLYHAQRLSQKYAGAQIYLKREDLNHTGAHKINNTIGQALLAKRMGKPRIIAETGAGQHGVASATVAARLGLECVVYMGEQDIYRQAPNVYRMRLLGAKVVPVTSGSKTLKDALNEALRDWVTNVDDTFYIIGTVAGPHPYPLLVRDFQAIIGREAKTQMYEQTGDLPDALVACVGGGSNAIGLFHPFIDDEGVKMFGVEAAGLGIDTGKHAAPLNAGRPGVLHGNRTYLMEDDNGQIVETHSISAGLDYPGVGPEHAWLKDIGRVEYESITDDEALAAFHELTLVEGIIPALESSHAVAYGLKLASSMSSDKKIIVNLSGRGDKDINTVADIEGITI